From the Sardina pilchardus chromosome 11, fSarPil1.1, whole genome shotgun sequence genome, the window ccatacaaatatacacaaaaaGGGTTTCTAAGTGGTGGGTGCCGTGACATATGCTCAGGGATTCCACAGAACAGTCCAATATGCTTGATAATGACTTTTTAAGAAATGAGCTATAATATCAAGTTCAGAATGCAGTTGTGATGGAGGTAGACATTTTATGCACTTTAATTTAAGGCCTATTCTGGATATTTCTGTTCATATCCCgaacttttttcttcttttttttaatatcaatTAAATAAGGTGTAAACCACCTTCTCATAGTGCTATGATAAAAGTATTTAGGCCTATGGCTTATCCAACATATCACCAGGTTAAATAAAATGGCATGGAAGTACAAATAATGCACAAAGGAGGTTGAGAGtattaagtaaaaaaaaaaatgggtgtGCCGTAAATGGAGAGGCATGTTTTGGGTGCCGTGAGcttgaaaagtttgggaaccactggttTTACACGATCACATTTAACAGTAATCTAGCCACAGAGGCCTATCCAAAAGTCAAAGTTTAGCATGTTGTCTCAAAATAAAACTTCCTAATTTTGGACCCAATATCTTGACTTACTTTTCTAATGCAATGCATAACACTGTATTTAAGGTGGCAATTTATACACCCCATTAGATACAACACAAAGGTGGTAAGCACAAGGCTATGGCACACTTGGTatgtttaaaaagaaaataaacattagTTTATAGATTTGTATATGGGACATTTGCAGTTAAGCTGATCCATCCGCTTGATGTACACGCTAAAGAATGTCAATGCCTCAAAGGTACCAGGCTTTTACTGAAGATTGTGGAGGGCAGTAAACTGCTGTACAGCCTCCCAAAAGGCTGATTGAGGCATTACTAGTAAAACCAGTGGTAGTAAATCCGCTAATGTGTGTCCGGCTTCGCCCAGGCTAGAATGAACTAGGCTTCAAGATTCAAGTGCTAGTGCAATCTACCTGCAGTCCATTTGTTGTCTGCGAATTCTGTGAACCATAAATCTTCGCCACCGTAGGCTTAAGTTAGGCCATTGATCTTCAGAGTACATCCTTGGTCACCTTGACTTCAAATTCATTCATTAAAACTCAACAAGCAAGAGCCCACATTTGgtgacagatttttatttttagtctCATACAAACAAATGTTCTTATTTCTTCTTCTCCACGTCCTGCTCTGCGGCCTCCTTTGCCCTCTTGGCACGGATGCCAAAGAGACGGGCGTTGGCACGGGCCATACGCAGGCTGGCGAAAGCCTTGAagttcttctcttcctctgtgatgACGCGGGCCTTCTCCTTCTTGTACACCTGTATGCAACAGAACAGAAATAAGACAGAGGGTTACACAATGCACAAGCAGCAGTGAGGAGGCACCAGCAATCAGATTTCAAAGGAGTATCAAGAAAGTACAGTAATTCCAGAGCATGCATGTCATCACATGACTGGATAACACTAAACAGTTAGATTTTTGAGCTTAATGTCATGTCAAATTTAATTTGGTCATAAATAGAAAAATATTCTCTCTTCAAGGGTGGCCCTAATGCGCAGTCATACAGAAGTACTTGAATAGTACATATTGAAAGTGCACGAGTGTTCTCGCTCATTAGGCTGCAATACATTGCAAATGTAGTAAATGTTCCAGAGAGATGTTGATGCCCTcagaaaacaaatgaaacaccACTCTTCACAAATCAGTAAAGTCAGTCATCAGCAAATAGGTTCAAGTATATCATCAAAGAAATACAGAGATTCCGGAGATTTGTCATCACTTGACTGCAGAATACAACAAGGAGggcagaacaaaaacaaaagaaagcatAGAAAGCCTCAAACTTATATATCCGAAGACAAATGCTCTTAGATGAGGGATCACTTGACTGGATAACATTTAACAGTTAGATTTTTGAGTTTAATGTCAACATGTCAAATTTAATTTAGTcataaaaatagaaaaatattcTCTCTTTAAGGGTGGCCCTAATGCACAGTCATACAGAAGTACTTGAATAGTACATATTGAAAGTGCACGAGAGTTCTCGCTCATTAGGCTGCAATGCATTGCAAATGTAGTAAATGTTCCAGAGAGATGTTGATGCCCTcagaaaacaaatgaaacaccACTCTTCACAAATCAGTAAAGTAATGAATGAAGTCTTGCTTACGTTTTTGATGGGCATAATTGGACCAGCAAGCTGAGTAGCCATCTTGCATTCCTCGGCCTGTGAAAATATGAAGTATGTAATACATTAATATTTTATACCACATAAATCAGCACAACACACTTCTAACACTATACATAATGATCAGTGGAAATCAGAAAGACAATTGGAAGCGTTCAGGGCCCATATTCACAAAGAACCTTAAGGCTAagagtagctcctaactggtaAATTTAGAAGAAATAATGGTCTTGTCAGTCTTATGACTCCTAGCTTTTTGGGGGCATAGAGCAATTCATCAAGTATTTCAAGGCACCTGTTGAGTGCTTAGCAGCTGTTAAGAGCAGTAGTTTGCATCATTCCACTTGGCAATGTTTAGAAATGCACATGTAGTCACTTACAAGAAAACATTTGCAGCTTTAAAGGGATGCAATACCACCAAAgaattttttctttaaaaaaccCAAAACGATCGATTGTCAGAACGTTAaccaaatgtaggcctacaatttagTCATTTGAATTCAATTTGGCTACATTCTTCGTATACAAACATGTAACCATACAGGACAATGTTACAACCTTTGCAAAGATGCATGGGGTCAGCACAATGTATTCTGTTACGGTTTCATTTGTAGCGTCACATTTGCCTCTTGTCCTTCGGGGTACCCTACTCATACTCATATTGCTCACTGGCACAGTCCGGTCTCTCCTCAACTCACAGATGTTAAAAGCAAGCAAACTAGcatatatgatatgatatatcAACCATAACAGAGCACTTATCCTAAGAGTTGTAATTTTCCTTACTAAAAATTGGGCTCATCGCTGATTAGTATAAAAGAAACTTAGTTTTACTACGTTTAAGTAGTACTCTTAGGGGCAAGATGAATTGCTTTGAGAATGCAGGGCTGAAAGTTCTGTGAGGTCTTTGAAATTCAGGCAGTCATCAGCAAATAGGTTCAAGTGTATCATCAAAGAAATACAGAGATTCCGGAGATTTGTCATCACTTGACTGCAGAAAAGGAGGAGGGccgaacaaaaacaaaagagagcATAGAAAGCCTCAAACTTGTATATCTGAAGTCAAATGCTCTTAGATGAGGGATCACAAATCCAGTTCTGACTGGAgtgtgtataataataataaaagacatGACGTAAGAGCAAACACAGATGATTAGTTTCTGTTCAGACCACTTAAAAGCTGGCGATGAAGTGCGTGAGTGACTTACAGAGCTGTCGCCCTTCTTGGGAGCGGAGGCCTTCCTGGGGAAGAGGATGAGCTTGGAGCGGTACTCCTTCAGCCTCTGCACGTTCAGCTGCAGGGATTCTGTGGATCTGTTACGGCGGCGGTGGTCCACAGCGATGCCAATGGTGCGGGCAACCTTCTTGTTAATGCCAGCAGCCTGAGGAGGTAGAGAGGCACATCATTTGTAGTGCGTCATATTTGCCTCTTGTCCTTCGGGGTACCCTTCTCATAGTCATACTTGCTCACTGGCACAGTCTGGTAACTCCTCAACTCGTCACAGATGCTAAAGGCAAGCAAACTAGCGTATGAAAGTTGACGTCAACCATAACCGAGCACTTGTCCAAAGAGTTGTAGTTTTCCTTACTAAAAATTGGTCTCATCACTGGTTAGTATAAAAGACGACTTAGTTTTACTATGTACTCTTAGGGGCAAGATGAATTGCTTTGAGAATACAGGGCCAAAGGTTTTGTGAGGTCTTTGAAATTCAGGCAGTCATCAGCAAATAGGTTCAAGTATATCATCAAAGAGATACAGAGATTCCGGAGATTTGTCATCACTTGACTGCTGAAGACAGGCTGAAAGACTGGCTACAAACTGTTTATATGCAAGAGATTAAATAAATCTGACTGGAGTACAGGACAAAGAATTTTCTGTGTAATATGAAATAAAATAGAGTCAAACAGATGAAAAAGGAATTACCATTAATTTATATGTTTCATAATTCATGTGTTCTACAAATTCTAAAACTCTAGGTCAATAGCCCAGATAATTTGTTTGACTGGATGGATATGTAGTACCGCTACACTGACACTCAACTACAGAGCAGAAGAGTTGGGCACAGCAGATTcattttttgacatttgttcagacacatacactcaacttCCAACTGCACAAAGCTTTGAAATAAGCAGCTTCTCTAAACAATAATAATTGTATAGCACCTCCCCTAAACAGAATCCAGCTCAAAGTACTTTACATTTGGACTATGTAACAATAGCAAAAGGAGTCAAGTCATTTAAGTGCTTCATTGAAGCAAGCAACTGTCTCAGTTCCTTATGTACCTTATATTTACTTAGCATTTAGCTGAGCCTATTTATGATAAAATCATTAGAATTACTAATTTACAATGCCAATACATTAAGTAAAACCACCCAGAACAGTAGTCTGACTAATtgtgcaagaaaaaaaaaaaatcctctagcTTTTAAGAGAACTTCATTGGGCAGAATTTGTTTAAACACCAATCCACCATTTGAACAGGATACAAGTGTGCACAATGCAATTCCTGATTCAACAATCACACCAAGAGCCAACTGAACTCCTAACACCCAATGACTTTCATTGCAAAACAAGTACAGCTCCTTCCTTCAAAATGTATAATACACTCCATTTCAGTACGAGGCAGACAATCAGGACAGAAGTTATACAGGTGGACCAAAAAAGTTGACAATACCTTCAGCTCCTCCAGTGAGAACCCACGTCCAGACCGAACCTTGTTGTGGTATCGGATTGTTGGACATTTCACTGCAGGTCGCAGAGGTCCAGCAACAGGACGAGGTGCGATACGGCGAGCCTTTGCCAGACGAGCCTTACGTCTGTGGAGTAGAAGGAGCGTTGACTATACAAAATCTCACTATTACGATACAAATCATTATCAAAGCTGTAATTGATATCAGTAGCTTCAACAAAACAGGTTGGACGTTTGCAGTCTGGCCCATCAAATTACATCTCAAACACAGTGGCTACATGCTTCAAAGTTAAGGTGACAATTTCACTCTGTAGTAAGTTGAGCTAACACTTACCTGCGTTGTTTCCGGGCTGGCTGGTTGAACCATGTTCGGACTCTCTTCTGCCAGTCTTTATGAAAGTGAGGGTTCAAGATCATGCCATTCCGACTGGGGGCCATGGTTGCCTACTTCCctatagaaacaaaaaaaacatctcatcTATATAGATTTATTCTGTTCACTCAACCTCTATGCATCACATGTGACTGCTAACAGTACCAGGCTTGGCTATTAGCTCGACTTTCCAGACCAAGTTACCACTCAACCATTACAGCATTATCATTACAGCTTTATCACTACCATTACAACTACGTGCCCCGACCATCGGGAATAGTACAGGTAGATACTATCCTAGACCGCTCGAGTTGTAATCACCACGCGTCAAACGAAGCCATGTTGACTGTTCATGGATGCATTTGAAGCCTAATGTTAGCTGGCTAGCTATCGGAGGTAACGTAAGAACCAGTGTTAGGATATAACTGCTATGTTTTGCTTTAACAGATTGTTAGATTAGGTTATTCATAGAAGTCTTTAACTCTAGTTCTCTAAGTCACATGAAATTATATACAACCCAACAAACTACATCTcaatgcacgaacacacacgcagtgtACCACTGATGTTGTTCAAGTTTGATACTACAGTACAACATCGTCGCACATGTAAGATCTCAAATAATTACACATTTGTATTCAGGACAAGTTATACTTTCAGTAAATGAACGTATGCATATCTGTAATATAAGAAACACTTCGGATTATCATAGATTAATTTCTCCCTTCCGAGGGAGAAATTCACATACCGTTCGGGGCGGAAAATGGCCGAAAAGAAAAGGAAGTAGTTTAGCGATGCATTGTGGGATATATGCTTCTTCTTATGGTTTCCGGCAGACAAAATGCTACGGGGATACATTGCTGCCTACCTCTGGTAGGAGGAAGTATCGATTATATTCAATGACTCAAACATGTTTTACAGTCAAACGTTTCTCGGCATCAACGCACGCGAGAGAAACCCATGGAGAaacaccattttttttaattgacatAAAATTATTTGCTGTCTACAGAAAAATAACTAGACTAGCCTACAATTTGTTGTtgttacattttttttcaaaatactgCATGGGAATtcggaaaaaaataacacatgATGGGAAGCTGAGCTTCTTCTGAAGATCATATAGACACAATGATGACATGATCATATAGACACAATGATGGCATTTTAATAGAAAATGTGTTGTAAGAATTTCCGTTTAAGGATTTAAACAGAGACAGGTGGATCCACCCAAGCAAATGTGTCTTGTGCACCCAAACAaaatcaagttttttttttccccagttgTGCATCTCCACAGTGTGAAGCCTCGAACCCATCTTGGTTAGATGAGTTGGTGTTGAGTGTAAGCTATAGCAGGTAGCTTTGATATGCCTatagatgtatgtgtgttgggccATTTTTcacatctctgtttctcaaagtcaagaggaAAAATTGAAATGAATCAGTACTAGCTTGAGTTGCTCTGTGGGGCATGATTTTAAAGATGCCCCCAGAGTAGGACTGTAGCTGGCTGGTCTTTGGTGGCAGGGATGGGcacaaatagcctataggctacatcaaaatgtacagtattttaaaataatattaCAAATACCCTAATTTTAAGTGCATCAAATACACTACTAAATACATTACCCACaccatgtatcaaaataaaatacagtatttttgtATTCTAAAAGTactaaaagatagcctactttcTAAAGGGAGCAGGCACTTTGCAAACATTATCTGTTTAATCTATTCTTTCATCAGGCTATATGACACTGTTGATTAAGTGAACAGTAtgagagcaacagcttttctctgtCTAAGACATGCCATAACCTGCTGTCAATAGATCAACTCAAAAAGCCTGAGTGGAGACAATTCTCTGACATCATCAATGCATGCTCagattgagcaatgttgcaagGAAACCACATAACCTGTTCTATGTGTTACTACAAGGTATCACCTTGCATTTTGCAATAGGCTATTATCAGCCAGTTCGGGCAAATTACTAAgtcagcaccagtcagaggcTACATTCATTATTTTACACTTTTATGATGTCATTACAAAAAGTAAGCTATTAGTTTTACGCAAAATATCTACAAAAATACACCTATtaagtattttgatacaaaatatgaaGCCATTATCTTCAACAAATTAAAATCCAAATTACAGAATGCTATTTTGCATTTTGAAATACTTATTTCATGCATGTtagaaatactgcccatccctggctattggctgcagcaacttgagctagATAGTAGAATtattgtgtttgtatctgttcTGATCCAATTTAACCACTATTATATTGCCCACCCAAAATTTCTACCAGCCCACCCAAATATAGAAGGCTACCGGCATTGCTGTACATCATGTTAATAACCCTTGCAGGGAAAAGGTCCAATAATGTACAGACAGatcatcaaaccaaaacaaatctGGAACCATTCAGGTAAAGAAGTCACTAGATTCGGCCAAAAGAAGAGACTAAGGGCGGGTACGTTTAAAAGGCAGAAATATTCACACGGCAAACAATCTGTACCCAATTAACTGGATTGGGAGAAAAGATTAAAAGTGGTCTGACATATGATCTGGTgcaacaggtacagtatgtcagaaaaaatatataatgtatGTAAATGTTACATGTAAGAACTTCAGAGGCAAATATCTGAACGGCACATTGAAGGTGTAATTTCAGCCCAACTAGATAAGGCTAAAATTATGAGTTGATCTCACTCACAGTATGTCAGTCAAGGAAGGTGTCTTGTTTTTCAAGATTAAAAAAGTCAAAGGTTACTAAATACAATATTAAAATGTAAACCCCTCAACTTTCAATTTAGACTTTCATCTATATGTGGGTTAATTGGTGCATGAAAGTATTTAATTGTCATTGCCTTCATGTAATATAGGACTCATAAAATGTTAAATCAGTCTCAACGTTTGTCATTTGTGCAATTTATGTGGCACATTTCATGCAATAATGTATTTAATGTTTCCCAGTTCATTGTACACACAAAACGGCTTTCGAGTAAGCATTGCAGATGGACTTTAACATTTGATCTTAAGCCaacattaattaatttattaacTGACATTCAGTTTATGATTTTGTTTCAAGACACTATCCCATTATTTCAATAAGATTCACCAGTTAGACAATACTGCTGTAAGGTTGCAAATGGTTAACTCTATTCCTCCTGTTGTGGACAGTTGTCACCTGGACGATTGTTGAAAGAAGGGCATTTGTGCGTGTTACAATCTCATCAGTATATCAGCCATATTATAGGCAACTGGTTGTGAATAACATCCAATTTAGCAAATGTAAACCTTTAATAAGGGACAATCGAATGCAGGCACATTCAGAATCAGATAAGATTCGTTTCTGAAGATAACAAAATCTTGAGGATTTTAAGCATTAATGAACTCTGTGCTTCTCTGGCACATTGTTGTAAAGACAATAGTCCATTTAAAAGTGAAAGAGGTTAAAGACAAATCTCTACTGTATGCTCACTTCTATCTATTTATACTCTGACCTCATCATTAATGATTGATTACCCTTCTCCCCCATAGTGCATCTTTTATCTTAATCAGAGAGCAAAGGTCAAGGTGTGTCAAATCGCTCTGCTTCTGTCTGCACATTACTCACGTGCGTACGCAATATAGGTGACAGTCCAAAAGTGCATGTTCCATATGCACCCCTAAAAATGCCTGGTAAATTAGGTTTCTGCACACTGCGTTACAACAGACAGCCAGTGCAGAGCTAAATGTACCAGATCAAGTGCTTGTTGGTTATTGTGAAAGAGGTTATCTAGAGAAGGGAAGGTTATTGTACAAAGTGCGTGACTTTCCTTCCTTAAATATACCAGCGCTCATCTTACACATCTCACTGATAATATGGACAATTGCACatgttttagaaaaaaaaaaaaaaaaaacattcactgaTGTCTTTATGATCACTGACTTGTGTTTTATTGTCACTTTGTTCACAAAGAAAATCGTGCTTACAAAGATCAACCATATGAACCTGGTCCCAACTATTTCATAAAGGACTGTGGCTAAAGCCCTTTGGAAACATAATTTTAAAGTGTTatgcgtaggcctacatttttggTTAACATTTGAGGTAAACTACTGTTTGATTACTTGTAACAATCacaatcaaaataaataaaatgaaaaaagtaAAACATTAGTATTTTCCCAATGAGATGCAAATTTTGATCATGATTAACATCAAGTAAGAAAAGTAGCATCTTAACAGTATTAGTCATCAGTTTCAAGTGATTTTACAAATTTGCCATATGCGTCTTCGTCCATCAAACCGTCAAGTTCCCCAGGACTGCCAATGGTCATCTTAATCAACCACCctatgaacaaaaaaaaaaccaagtaTTGCTAGGGTGTTCTTCTCAGCACTTCTCAGAAcactcaaattcaaaatgaagatAACCTTTTTAGGGATATATGAAATAGCAATGGGAAATATGTAGAAGAAATGAAAGCCCTGTGAGGCTTGATAGATGGTGGCCGAACATGCTCACCTCCTTCATAACAGGCTGAATTGACTAGGCCGGGGTTGTCTGCCAGTTCAGTGTTGATTTCGGTTACCTCCCCTGTGAGCGGAGAGTACAGCTCGCTGGCGGCCTTTACACTTTCCAACGCTCCAAACTCCTCTGTGAAACAACAGGGACTGTGTTTGGATTTATCACAGcaattaaagcctaccttacactgacaagatttgggaaagattcttgaaagattgtagtcgtTTAAACTAATgtccctcattcaagctttactcaaaagactacaatctttcaagaatctttctcaaatcttgtcagtgtaaggtaagCTTAACTTAAACTTCAAAACTTCCTTGACAGAGGTCAGTCATCATGCATAAAGAAGACCTTCAGCTGCATGCTCCTTGTCTTACCCATTTGTTCAAGCTGGGTCCCAACCTCAGGCAGACCACAGTAAACAATATCACCTAATGCTTCCTGAAAGCAGAGTTGGGGAAACAAGATCAGACAGTGATGACAGGTCAGTGGATAATAATATTGTGACAGATGTCCAAGATAACAACAacataatgaaaatgaaaatctgTAGCCTAATTTCCAACAGGTGCGTTGCCGTTTATGGATTGTGAGGATCATACTGAACACATTAAGCAGGACAGAGCTAAACAAATGAGACAATTTGTAATATTAACACAGGATGATTTCTGCCATATGCAAGGCTATGTACCTGAGCATAGCTACTGACACCAACTGTTCCGATTCCCCCCTCCACTCGAACCCACTCATGCTTGTCTGTGAATTTGAGGGCTATAGGGGATGAGAAAAGGGAAGGGTTATGCATTGTATGTTGAAATGTCATCTACATGTAAAAAGCAATGAATTGTGCAAAAATGCTGACCATAAACATCTATCCCATTTATAGTAACTCATGGATTTTCTAGAAATTATCTGATAGGCAATGCATATTCCTATTGTCAGAAGGCTAATATCTAATGCCACTTCTACATAATATGATTCATTTGTATGTAGTTGCTTCAAGGTTTCATGACATTGCATTTGAGAAAATGCTGTAAATGATAACCGTGAGACAATAGCTCAACACACAGAAGAACCCTTGCGCAAGACGTGCAAAGCTGACAAACACAATGAACTTGGAGTTCGGAGGAGATGGGACATGATTATGAGCAACTCCCCCAAGAGCCACTGCATTATTGGCCAGGAAATAATCAATGGGAAAACTCTTCAAAATTTAAACCACCTCAATACTCTGACTGGCATCAGCGTGAACTGTGTACTGTAGCTTGTACAATGCATGACTAAACACCACAAGTGAATCTTGCTGTAGCTCTAGGCTGATCCCAATTTCATACACAGACTATTGTCATAAACTACAATTGTTTGATACTGCCATGTCGACCCATCATCAGGAACAAGGTCTTTCAGTAATCTGACTGAATATGCCACGTTTCAGACACCTCGAGGCAGGATTTCAATGCCTCAACAATTTTCAATGGCAGCATCAGACCATGCAGAAAAATACAGGTTTAAACCAGATTGTGGAGTGTGCTGTATCTGAAAACATGGCTGAATAATTTCAAAGAAGCACACCATAGTAACCTCAAACCTGTCCACACATCGTCAACAGAGAAGTATGGATATTACAAGGAAGGGGGAGGACTTAAAACGCAGATAATTGAGAAATTGCAACTGGATGCAGCGCAGCACAACACTAAAGAAGATAATTTTTGGCACAAGCCACATTTACACACTGACCTATTCTTTAGGGGTTAATTCTGCCCTTGTGCACACACGAGACACTCGATGAGTGTTTAACTAAGTTTGATTTCGGGCCTTAGGATAATCAAACGCACATGATTTTAAGAGGAGAATCCTTGGTAACTTGGCTGTAGCGGAGATGCTGCAATGCAAAC encodes:
- the gcshb gene encoding glycine cleavage system protein H (aminomethyl carrier), b; protein product: MAMYSALRCVSSNFCATLPLITRSTQISSCQYFLRTNFHRTLSTTSRLSSALKFTDKHEWVRVEGGIGTVGVSSYAQEALGDIVYCGLPEVGTQLEQMEEFGALESVKAASELYSPLTGEVTEINTELADNPGLVNSACYEGGWLIKMTIGSPGELDGLMDEDAYGKFVKSLETDD
- the rpl13 gene encoding large ribosomal subunit protein eL13, yielding MAPSRNGMILNPHFHKDWQKRVRTWFNQPARKQRRRKARLAKARRIAPRPVAGPLRPAVKCPTIRYHNKVRSGRGFSLEELKAAGINKKVARTIGIAVDHRRRNRSTESLQLNVQRLKEYRSKLILFPRKASAPKKGDSSAEECKMATQLAGPIMPIKNVYKKEKARVITEEEKNFKAFASLRMARANARLFGIRAKRAKEAAEQDVEKKK